The genomic segment CTGTTAACTGCATAATCTCGGTAAATACTGATGTTTAAAATTTTAATAGTACCTATTATAGAGCAATGCTCTGTTTTCTAGAGTCAAATCCTCTCTAGCTAATCTAGTTAATTTTCTTTAAAACCTATTGGAATATCTTAGCAAAACTAAGTAAAATAAATCGCATATTTACCTTAATCTAGGATGTTATATGGTTAGCTTATTAAATAATCTGTTTAGTAAAAAAAGCCAAGGAATAGGCATAGAAATTGCTGCAGACAAGGTCAACGTTGTCCAAATTGTCAAAAAAGGGAATCAAAATAAAGTCGGAAAATATATTAGTAAAGAAATTCCCGAAGGCTTATTTCAAGAAGGAAAGATTACTGATTCTCCCGGACTAGCAGAATTAATCGAAGATCTACTCAGAGAGGCGAAAATTAAAGCCAAAAAAGTAGCCTGTGCCGTACCAATGCGAGAAGCGATTATCAGAATTATCCCCATACCGGCTGAATTAAGCCTCGAAGAAACTAGAGATTTAATTCTTAACCACGAAGCTGCACTATATTTACCCTATCCCCGAGAAGAGGTTGATTTAGATTATATACCTCTGATGAAATTTGTGGATGATGATGGAATCGAAAAAATTAGGGTGTTATTGGTAGCAACCAGAACAGAAGTAACTGATGTCTATCGAGATACATTTAAACAAGCAGGTTTACAGTTAGAAGTCTTAGAAATTAACAGTTTTTCCTTAATTCGGACGATTAGAGAGCAATTAAG from the Gloeocapsa sp. DLM2.Bin57 genome contains:
- the pilM gene encoding type IV pilus assembly protein PilM; translation: MVSLLNNLFSKKSQGIGIEIAADKVNVVQIVKKGNQNKVGKYISKEIPEGLFQEGKITDSPGLAELIEDLLREAKIKAKKVACAVPMREAIIRIIPIPAELSLEETRDLILNHEAALYLPYPREEVDLDYIPLMKFVDDDGIEKIRVLLVATRTEVTDVYRDTFKQAGLQLEVLEINSFSLIRTIREQLRQFVEQEAAVLVDIEFDNTEIAIIVEGVPQFSRTVPIGIYQLHTALAQAMNLPVTRDISLLQDITIPNTPADTQGTGATHINPGMASLLRVLGELTEELRRSISFYTNQANDVEIAQILLTGPGSAIGQIDEFFTTKLSLPTTPIDPIVALSLQMDQEVNSIEKAGLATVLGLGLRMSEKNV